CTGCAGACACCAGAAAGAGACTGCTAGTTTTCGACGGCTTCTGAGCAGGATCCCTGGATCGGCCCTCCTCCCTGAGTGTGTTCGCAACGGTGGCCGGAAGCGGAGTACTGGGCCTGCTGATCTACGCCGGCTTTTTTTACGCCAACCTGCGTCGAACCAGTTCCATAGAGGAGCCCCAGGAGCTTCGCCCCTCCTATTCATCGCAAGCGCAGGCCAAGCAGGAAGCCGAACGCTGGATCACGGAGGGGGGCACCTTCACCGTCACGACCACACAACGCGTTCGCAAGACCATCCCCCTCACCCGCCAGGAACGACGCAAACTCGAGCTTTTGGCGGATGAAAAGCGCAGAGGCCAGATCGAGGCGGACTTTGAAGCCTGTCTCGATCAAGCGGCAACCGATCTCGCTAAAGAGCTCTGTTCCTTTCAGCAATTACCGCCCAACGCGACTTCGACGGCAACCGGGGCCGATGGGCTCAGCGATCTACCCACCACCAAAGTGATCGAGGACGTTCGTGTTGAGACCAGTCAACGCCCGCGCCGAACATGCACCCCTGTGAGCTCTTATCGACGCTTCAACTGCATTGAATTCGACGTTGCCAGAGATGAACAATTGACAGCTGCACAGCAGAACTCTCTGGACATCAAGGGTTATCGACAGTTTCGTTACTGACGCGCCGACGGCGCGGGCCGTAGCGGCTCCAGAGTGAAGGTTGAAACACCAGCACCACCACGGCGAGCAGGTGATGTCGCACAGCAAAGATCAGAGCCGTCAGGGTCACCTGATCCGCTAGCAGTCGCAATTCCGTTCTGAGATCAATCAGAGCCAGGATCAGCAACAACAGCGGTATCCAGCGCTGAGAGCGAACTGATGCTGTTGCTGCGCGATCAGGCACTAGCAGCTGCACCAGATCGGGATGGCCAGATGCTCAACAGAGAAGGGGCCAGGGCAATGCTGGACCAGCTGCCAACGATCACTCCCAGTGCCAGAGCAATGGCGAACCAGTAGAGCGTTGAACCACCGAAGAGGATGAGGGCAACCAGGGGCAGAAGTGTGGTGCCGCTGGTGTAAATGGTTCTGGTCAATGTGGCTGACACAGCACGGTCAACCTGCACGGAGAGAGGAAGGTCACCATCCATGCGCTGGCGCTCGCGAATTCTGTCGAAAACGACAACGGTGTCGTTGACGGAATATCCAGCGATGGTCAGTAGAGCCACGGCAAACAAGCTGTCAACCTCCAGCCCTGTGGTGAGGCCGAGCCAGGCGAAGACGCCGCAAACAATCACAATGTCGTGAGCCAAGGCCACTAGGGCCAGAAAGGCATAGCGAGGGTCGTAGCGAACGGTGATGTACAGCGCAATTCCCGTAAAGGCGACCAGCAGGGAAATCAGACTGCTGCGCAGCAACTGTCCACCAAGGCTGGGACCGATGGTGTCAACGGACTGACCTCCAGGCTCAAAGGGGCCAGCCACCGTTTCAAGTGCTTCGATCACAGCCTGCCCCTGGCCTGCGGAGAGGGCTGGCATCCGCACAACAATCGACTGACCACCATCAAGAAGCTGAACGCGAGCGTTGTCCAACTTGGGCAGTGCTTTCCCATCCTGAACCGGAAGCTTGATCTGCTGAAGCTCAGATTCAACAGCGACGGTGCTGAGCTGATCGCAGGTGTCAGCGCAGCTGCGCTCCAGCTGGATCTGAGTTCCACCGGTGAAGTCGAGACCTGGCCTTAGGGGCAATCCGATCTGAGGATCAGTCCAGCTGAGCACAATCCCGATCAGGCTCAGCAGCAGGCAGACAGCAGACACCAACCAGACCTGCCGTCGACGACTGGTCAGGGGAAAGCGCAGAGGTCGCTCATCAGTTGCGGGTGATGTGAAAGCCATGGCTCAGGACGCTGTCGTGGGAAGTTGCCTTGCCGGCAGGAAGTTCGTCGGACGCCGCAAGCCCTGATAGCTCATCAGGAAACGCAGCAGCGTGCGTGTACAGGTCAGAGCAGTGAACAGACTCAGCAGAACACCAATGCCGAGAGTCGCCGCGAAGCCCTTCACCAGTCCGGTGCCGAGGAAGAAGAGGGCTGCACAACTGATCAAGGTGGTCAGGTGACCATCAACAATCGATGAAAACGCCTGGGAGAATCCCGTTTCAATGGAGCGGATCAGGGTGTTGCCTCGCCGGAGTTCGTCCTTGATGCGCTCGAAGATCAGCACGTTGGCATCCACTGCCATGCCGATGCTCAAGATGAAACCAGCGATACCCGGTAGCGTCAACGTGACAGGAATCAGGGCATAGACCGCGAGATTGAACAGGGCATAGAGGCTGAGGGCCATCACCGCCACAGCACCTGCAAGCCGGTAGATCAGCAGCATGAAAATGCCGACCAACACAAGTCCGGAAAGGGCGGCGATCAGGCTGCGACGGACGTTCTCCGCACCAAGAGACGGTCCGATGGTGCGCACCTCAAGGATTTCCACCGGCAAGGGCAACGAACCACCCCGCAGTTGAACCTCGAGATCGCGGGCGTCTTCAGCTGTGAAGTTGCCGGAGATTGACGCCGTGCCTCCTGAAATTCCAGCAGCTTTGTACTGGGGACCGACACTGGCTTCACTGATGAGTTCGCCATCAAGAGCGATTCCCAGCAGGCGGCCTGTGCCGGCGATCGACTGGGTGAGTTCGGCGAATTTCTCGCCACCCTCAGCGTTGAAATTCAGGGTCACCTCCCAGCCAGAGCCGTTCTGTTGTTGCTGACGACCTGCACTGACCAGTTGCTTACCCGTGAAGGCCGTGGGCTCGAACCGATCAAGAATTTCCTGATTGGTGCGCGCGAGCAACTGCTCCAGCTGCTCCGTCTCCGTTGTTGCCGTTCCATCAAGACCCAGTTCTTTCTGGCGTCTGGCGAGCTCGTCCTGCTCAACGGGATCAAGCTCGGGCGCATCATCGTCCGAACGCGTGGCCAGAACGCTCTGCAGCTGGCCTCTCAGCTGTCGAAGGCTTTGCACTTCCTCCTGCGTGCCTTCCTTCTGAGCCTTGAACTCGAGCAAGGCTGTGCTTCCGAGAACGTCTGCGGCGCGAGTCGGATCGGTCACGCCCGGCAGCTGCAGCACGAGCTGATCATCACCAACGGTCTGCAGCGTGGATTCAGCCACACCAAGACCGTTGACGCGGCGATCGAGCACCGCCTTCACCGCTTCCATCTGCTCGGCGCCGATGGTGGTGATCTCTCCGGCCGGCTGGACCTCCAGTGTGAGCTGACTGCCCCCACGCAAATCAAGTCCGAGCTGCAGCGGGAAGCTGGAAAGAACTGCAGCTGCAGCGATGGCAAGCGCAAGGATGAGGGCAAACCAGCCCTGTTGACGGGCCATCAATCAGAGCCCCTGACGAACAATGGTCTGAGCCGCTTCGACGATCTGATGCGGCTGAATGATGGTCAGATTCTCGAGATTGCCGTTGTAGGGGGTGGGGATGTCCTGGCTGGACAGCCGGATCGGCCGGGCATCGAGCTCATCGAAACAGTGTTCGGTGATCAGAGCGATCAACTCGGCACCGATACCACCGGTCTTCATGCACTCCTCCACCACGATCACCTTGTGGGTCTTGCGGATCGAGCGGGCAATGGTCTCCATATCAAAGGGCTTGAGGCTGATCAGGTCGATCAGTTCGGCGTTGATCCCATCGGCCTCGAGCTGCTCCACAGCCTTGAGGCAGTGATGACGCATGCGTGAGTAGGTCAGGATCGTGATGTCACTGCCCTCCTTGACCAGATCCGCCTGATCGAGGGCACAGGTGTAGTCGCCGTCTGGCAGTTCTTCCGTGAGGTTGTAGAGCAGCACGTGCTCAAAGAACAGAACCGGATTGTTGTCGCGGATGGCGGCCTTCATCAGGCCCTTCGCATTGGTCGGCGTGCTGCAGGCCACAATCTTGATGCCGGGCACAGCATGGAAATAAGCCTCGAGCCGCTGACTGTGCTCGGCGCCAAGTTGTCGACCGACACCACCCGGGCCACGCACAACCGTGGGGATCGTGAAATTGCCGCCACTTGTGTAGCGCAGCATCCCCATGTTGTTGGAGATCTGATTGAAGGCCAGCAGCAGGAATCC
This genomic window from Synechococcus sp. MIT S9220 contains:
- the secD gene encoding protein translocase subunit SecD — its product is MARQQGWFALILALAIAAAAVLSSFPLQLGLDLRGGSQLTLEVQPAGEITTIGAEQMEAVKAVLDRRVNGLGVAESTLQTVGDDQLVLQLPGVTDPTRAADVLGSTALLEFKAQKEGTQEEVQSLRQLRGQLQSVLATRSDDDAPELDPVEQDELARRQKELGLDGTATTETEQLEQLLARTNQEILDRFEPTAFTGKQLVSAGRQQQQNGSGWEVTLNFNAEGGEKFAELTQSIAGTGRLLGIALDGELISEASVGPQYKAAGISGGTASISGNFTAEDARDLEVQLRGGSLPLPVEILEVRTIGPSLGAENVRRSLIAALSGLVLVGIFMLLIYRLAGAVAVMALSLYALFNLAVYALIPVTLTLPGIAGFILSIGMAVDANVLIFERIKDELRRGNTLIRSIETGFSQAFSSIVDGHLTTLISCAALFFLGTGLVKGFAATLGIGVLLSLFTALTCTRTLLRFLMSYQGLRRPTNFLPARQLPTTAS
- a CDS encoding alpha-ketoacid dehydrogenase subunit beta; amino-acid sequence: MAGTLLFNALREAIDEEMARDPHVCVMGEDVGHYGGSYKVTKDLYEKYGELRVLDTPIAENSFTGMAVGAAMTGLRPIVEGMNMGFLLLAFNQISNNMGMLRYTSGGNFTIPTVVRGPGGVGRQLGAEHSQRLEAYFHAVPGIKIVACSTPTNAKGLMKAAIRDNNPVLFFEHVLLYNLTEELPDGDYTCALDQADLVKEGSDITILTYSRMRHHCLKAVEQLEADGINAELIDLISLKPFDMETIARSIRKTHKVIVVEECMKTGGIGAELIALITEHCFDELDARPIRLSSQDIPTPYNGNLENLTIIQPHQIVEAAQTIVRQGL
- the secF gene encoding protein translocase subunit SecF; this encodes MAFTSPATDERPLRFPLTSRRRQVWLVSAVCLLLSLIGIVLSWTDPQIGLPLRPGLDFTGGTQIQLERSCADTCDQLSTVAVESELQQIKLPVQDGKALPKLDNARVQLLDGGQSIVVRMPALSAGQGQAVIEALETVAGPFEPGGQSVDTIGPSLGGQLLRSSLISLLVAFTGIALYITVRYDPRYAFLALVALAHDIVIVCGVFAWLGLTTGLEVDSLFAVALLTIAGYSVNDTVVVFDRIRERQRMDGDLPLSVQVDRAVSATLTRTIYTSGTTLLPLVALILFGGSTLYWFAIALALGVIVGSWSSIALAPSLLSIWPSRSGAAASA